ACGAACCGCTGGTGGTGGATCGCGCCAAGGACCAGTGGGTTTGGGACGCCGACGGGAAGCAGTACCTCGATTTCTTCGGCGGCATCCTCACGGTGAGCGTGGGGCACTGCAACGAGCACGTGAATCGGGCCGTGCATGCGCAAGTGGACAAGCTCCAACATGTGTCGACCGTCTATGCCACCGAGCCGATGGCGAAGCTCGCCGTAAAACTCGCGTCGATCTCGCCGGGCGCAGCACTGACGAGGTCGATGTTCACCAACAGCGGCACCGAGGCCAACGAAACGGCAATCGTGGCGGCGCGCTGCTACACCGGGTGCGACGAGATCATCGCGCTGCGGCATTCCTATCACGGGCGCAGCCAGTTGGCGATGACGCTCACTGGCAACGCGGCGTGGCGCGGCGGACCGGCGCAGCCCGGCGTCGTGTTCGCGCACAACGCGTATTGCTACCGCTGCCCATTCGGGCTCGAGTACCCTTCGTGCGACATCCGCTGCGCGCGCGACGTCGAGGAATTGATCCAGACCACAACCGGCGGGCGTGTGGCGGGCGTGATCGCGGAACCGATTCAGGGCGTGGGCGGATTCGTCACGCCGCCGAAGGAGTACTTCGGCATCGTCGCGGAGATCGTCCGCAAGCACGGCGGCCTCTTCATCAGCGACGAAGTACAGTCGGCGTGGGGACGCACCGGGCGGAAGTGGTTCGGAATCGAACAGTGGGGCGTGGAACCGGATGTGATCACCAGCGCGAAGGGGCTCGGCAACGGAGTCCCGATCGGCGTCACGATGGCGCGGCCGGAGATCGCGGCCAAGGCGCCGTCGCCCACCATTTCGACTTTCGGCGGCAACCCGGTATCCACCGCCGCCGCCAGCGCGGTCCTGGAGCTTATCGAGCAGAACGCGCTGCGCGAGAACGCCGCTGAGATGGGCGCTCACTTGAGTGAGGGGCTGAAGGCGCTGGGCGAAAAGTACCCGGTGATCGGCGAAGTGCGCGGCATGGGCCTGATGCAGGGCGTGGAACTGGTGCGGGA
This DNA window, taken from Bryobacteraceae bacterium, encodes the following:
- a CDS encoding aspartate aminotransferase family protein, with the protein product MDQVTKHEILLANREHLFPAVFQYYDEPLVVDRAKDQWVWDADGKQYLDFFGGILTVSVGHCNEHVNRAVHAQVDKLQHVSTVYATEPMAKLAVKLASISPGAALTRSMFTNSGTEANETAIVAARCYTGCDEIIALRHSYHGRSQLAMTLTGNAAWRGGPAQPGVVFAHNAYCYRCPFGLEYPSCDIRCARDVEELIQTTTGGRVAGVIAEPIQGVGGFVTPPKEYFGIVAEIVRKHGGLFISDEVQSAWGRTGRKWFGIEQWGVEPDVITSAKGLGNGVPIGVTMARPEIAAKAPSPTISTFGGNPVSTAAASAVLELIEQNALRENAAEMGAHLSEGLKALGEKYPVIGEVRGMGLMQGVELVRDRKTKEPAPKEANAVLSLARSNGILIGKGGLYGNVLRVTPPLNIGRSDIDEFLGRLDRSFGAMD